In the Gammaproteobacteria bacterium genome, one interval contains:
- the rpsA gene encoding 30S ribosomal protein S1, translating to MGESFAEMFEESQAALNMRPGSIVKGTVLEVRPDFVVVNAGLKSEGMIPSSQFRGESGDIEVNVGDEVDVALDAFEDGYGETILSREKAKRAQVWTELEKAYEEKRHVTGIINGKVKGGFTVDLNDIRAFLPGSLVDVRPVRDTTYLEGKPLEFAVIKLDQRRNNVVVSRRAVVEAETSAEREALLESLQEGVVLKGVVKNLTDYGAFVDLGGIDGLLHITDMAWKRVKHPSEVVNVGDEIEVKVLRFDRERNRVSLGLKQLGEDPWVDISRRYPVSTRLFGKVSNLTDYGCFVEIEEGVEGLVHVSEMDWTNKNVHPSKVVQVGDEVEVMVLDIDEDRRRISLGIKQCVPNPWEEFAATHNKGDKVVGAIKSITDFGVFIGLDGGIDGLIHLSDISWSAAGEEALREFSKGEEIEAVVLAVDAERERISLGLKQLADDPFSRFLAEYSKGSLVQGKVVEVDAKGAVLELTEDGVEGYLRASEIARDRVDDARTVINVGDEMEAKFVGVDRKKRVISLSIKAKESDEEAAVLQDYSATSTSGGTTLGDLLKEQLDNENN from the coding sequence ATGGGCGAAAGCTTTGCTGAAATGTTTGAGGAGAGCCAGGCCGCACTGAACATGCGTCCCGGCTCCATTGTCAAGGGCACCGTACTGGAGGTCAGGCCCGATTTCGTGGTGGTCAATGCCGGATTGAAGTCCGAAGGCATGATCCCCTCGTCCCAGTTCAGGGGCGAGAGCGGCGATATCGAGGTCAATGTCGGTGACGAAGTGGATGTGGCACTGGACGCCTTCGAGGACGGGTATGGCGAGACCATCCTCTCCCGCGAGAAGGCGAAGCGCGCCCAGGTGTGGACGGAACTGGAAAAGGCCTACGAAGAGAAGCGCCACGTGACCGGCATCATCAACGGCAAGGTCAAGGGCGGCTTCACCGTGGATCTGAACGACATCCGCGCCTTTCTCCCCGGCTCCCTGGTGGATGTGCGCCCCGTGCGCGATACCACCTACCTGGAAGGCAAGCCCCTCGAATTCGCCGTCATCAAGCTCGATCAGCGGCGCAACAACGTGGTGGTGTCCCGGCGTGCGGTGGTGGAGGCGGAGACCAGCGCCGAACGGGAGGCCCTGCTGGAGTCACTCCAGGAAGGCGTCGTCCTCAAGGGCGTGGTCAAGAACCTCACGGATTATGGGGCCTTCGTGGATCTCGGCGGCATCGACGGCCTGCTGCACATCACGGACATGGCCTGGAAGCGCGTCAAGCATCCCAGCGAAGTGGTGAACGTGGGCGACGAGATCGAGGTCAAGGTGCTGCGCTTCGATCGCGAACGCAACCGTGTCTCCCTCGGCCTCAAACAGTTGGGCGAGGACCCGTGGGTGGACATCAGCCGCCGCTATCCGGTGAGTACCCGACTATTCGGCAAGGTCTCCAACCTCACCGATTACGGTTGCTTCGTGGAGATCGAGGAGGGCGTCGAAGGCCTCGTTCACGTGTCCGAGATGGATTGGACCAACAAGAACGTGCATCCCAGCAAGGTGGTCCAGGTGGGGGATGAGGTGGAGGTCATGGTGCTCGACATCGACGAGGACCGCCGCCGCATCTCCCTGGGCATCAAGCAGTGCGTACCCAATCCGTGGGAGGAGTTCGCCGCCACCCACAACAAGGGTGACAAGGTGGTTGGTGCCATCAAGTCCATCACCGATTTCGGCGTCTTCATCGGCTTGGACGGCGGTATCGATGGTCTCATTCATCTATCCGATATCTCCTGGAGCGCCGCCGGCGAAGAAGCCCTGCGGGAATTCTCCAAGGGTGAGGAAATCGAGGCCGTCGTACTGGCGGTGGATGCCGAGCGTGAGCGCATCTCCCTGGGCCTGAAGCAACTGGCGGACGATCCTTTTTCGCGCTTCCTCGCCGAGTATTCCAAGGGCAGCCTGGTGCAGGGCAAGGTGGTCGAGGTGGATGCCAAGGGCGCCGTGCTGGAACTCACCGAGGATGGCGTGGAAGGTTACCTGCGGGCATCGGAGATCGCCCGGGACCGTGTCGACGACGCCCGCACAGTGATCAACGTCGGGGACGAGATGGAGGCCAAGTTCGTCGGCGTGGACCGCAAGAAGCGCGTGATCTCTCTCTCTATCAAGGCGAAGGAGTCCGACGAGGAGGCGGCGGTGCTGCAGGATTACAGTGCCACCTCTACATCGGGCGGCACCACGCTGGGTGATCTGCTGAAGGAGCAACTGGATAACGAGAATAACTAG
- a CDS encoding integration host factor subunit beta — protein MSSSEKKGTVTKSELIERIAQRQSQLAYKDVELAVKSILEQMALTLATGKRIEIRGFGSFSLHHRPARVGRNPKTGEPVSLPGKYVPHFKPGKQLRERVDSERVAGTSADED, from the coding sequence ATGTCGTCCTCTGAAAAGAAGGGAACGGTCACCAAGTCTGAACTCATCGAGCGGATTGCCCAACGGCAGTCCCAGCTTGCTTATAAGGACGTGGAACTGGCCGTTAAGAGTATTCTCGAGCAGATGGCGCTCACACTCGCCACCGGGAAACGCATCGAGATCAGGGGCTTCGGGAGCTTTTCCCTGCACCACCGGCCGGCCCGCGTGGGTCGCAACCCCAAGACCGGCGAGCCGGTATCCCTGCCTGGGAAGTACGTGCCCCACTTCAAGCCGGGCAAGCAGCTGCGGGAGCGCGTGGACAGTGAACGCGTCGCCGGGACATCGGCCGACGAGGACTGA
- the cmk gene encoding (d)CMP kinase: MAQDTNPAPVLTIDGPSGSGKGTISRLIMERLGWHLLDSGALYRLAALAALRADTDLADEAAVAALVGSMDVDFRLHPRRAEVVTLLDGEDVSMDLRTEDCAAAASRVAALPEVRAALLDMQRSFRRPPGLVADGRDMGTTVFPDATLKIFLDAAPEERAQRRHKQLREKGIGASLPALVAEIEARDERDRNRAASPLVPAADAYRLDSTRMSIGEVLEKVVSLMAAKGVTDDAT; encoded by the coding sequence ATGGCACAGGACACCAACCCGGCACCGGTGCTTACCATCGACGGCCCCAGCGGTTCCGGCAAGGGCACCATCAGCCGGCTGATCATGGAGCGCCTGGGCTGGCACCTGCTGGATTCCGGCGCCCTCTACCGGCTGGCGGCCCTGGCCGCGCTGCGTGCCGACACGGATCTCGCGGACGAGGCCGCCGTGGCCGCCCTGGTGGGCTCGATGGATGTGGATTTCCGGCTTCATCCGCGACGCGCGGAGGTGGTGACCCTGCTGGACGGTGAGGACGTCTCGATGGACCTCCGGACGGAAGACTGCGCCGCGGCGGCGTCCCGGGTGGCCGCCCTGCCCGAGGTCCGGGCGGCCTTGTTGGACATGCAACGGAGTTTTCGCCGCCCCCCGGGACTGGTGGCGGACGGCCGGGATATGGGTACCACGGTCTTCCCCGATGCCACGTTGAAGATCTTTCTCGATGCCGCGCCGGAAGAAAGGGCCCAAAGGCGTCATAAGCAGTTGAGGGAAAAAGGAATTGGTGCTAGCCTTCCGGCCCTCGTGGCAGAAATCGAAGCCAGGGACGAGCGCGATCGCAATCGGGCCGCCTCCCCACTGGTACCGGCCGCCGATGCCTACCGGCTGGATTCCACCCGCATGAGCATCGGCGAGGTACTGGAAAAGGTGGTATCCCTGATGGCGGCGAAAGGCGTCACGGACGATGCGACATAG